In Streptomyces sclerotialus, one genomic interval encodes:
- a CDS encoding LysE family translocator: MQWHQVLGFVAAVTPLTLIPGTSFTLVTQQVIAGSRSDGVRAAFGSACGLLVHAAFAAIGLSAVVMSSAQALTVVKLLGGIYLIWLGVTTWRSTRRDADRGADRDADRDVGKSAERTVRGRWRLPWTQLGGFSQGLWSNVLNPKAASVHLTLVPQFLTAGRPVAPQIATLAVAHVVVVLVWLLFWTSVVAAARPTIGTPRFRRGMCRLAGAVLIALGIRTAIAS; encoded by the coding sequence GTGCAGTGGCACCAGGTACTCGGCTTCGTCGCCGCAGTCACACCCCTCACGTTGATTCCCGGCACCAGTTTCACCCTCGTCACGCAGCAGGTGATCGCTGGGTCGCGGTCCGACGGTGTACGCGCCGCATTCGGCTCGGCGTGCGGGCTCCTGGTACACGCGGCGTTCGCCGCGATCGGCTTGTCAGCCGTGGTCATGTCGTCGGCTCAGGCGTTGACGGTAGTGAAGCTCCTGGGCGGCATCTATCTCATCTGGCTGGGCGTGACCACGTGGCGCTCGACGCGTCGAGACGCTGACCGAGGCGCTGACCGAGACGCTGACCGAGACGTTGGTAAAAGCGCTGAACGGACGGTACGGGGACGATGGCGCCTGCCCTGGACGCAGCTCGGGGGCTTCAGCCAGGGGCTGTGGTCCAACGTCCTCAACCCCAAGGCGGCTTCGGTCCATCTCACCCTGGTACCGCAGTTCCTCACGGCCGGCCGTCCCGTCGCACCGCAGATCGCGACGCTTGCGGTCGCGCACGTGGTCGTCGTCCTGGTGTGGTTGCTGTTCTGGACGTCTGTGGTCGCCGCCGCGCGCCCAACGATCGGCACTCCTCGGTTCCGCCGGGGGATGTGCCGTCTGGCGGGAGCCGTACTGATCGCCCTGGGTATCCGCACCGCGATCGCGAGCTGA